The Echinicola jeungdonensis genome segment TTCCTCAATTCTTTATCCCTGTTGGACACCTGCCTGCAAATGGTATCATGTGCTTGAACCTGGATCCCTTTTTCTCCCAGTATCCTGTTGATCTCGTAAAATTTTTCAGGACTTTTGGTAGTTTGGCTAAAAAGGGTGATTTCTGAGGGCAAGGTATCCAAATCCAACTCCTTGGGGTCCTGGAACACTACTGCCTTTCCGGAGGTTTGTCCCAGCAAACCTTCCACCTCGGCATGGCCATGTTTCCCATAAATATAAATGGTCTCCTTCCGGTCAAAAGCATTTTTTATCCTGTTTTGCAATTTCAGGACTACCGGGCAACTTGCATCCACCAAGGTCAAATCATTTTTGATCGCCAATTCATAAGTGGAAGGAGGCTCTCCGTGCGCCCGTATTAGCACCTTTTCGCTTTTCAGATTTTCCAGGCCTTTATGATCTATG includes the following:
- a CDS encoding 4-hydroxy-3-methylbut-2-enyl diphosphate reductase, which encodes MLQLDVHIDSHSGFCFGVVYAIEMAEEILDQEGHLYCLGDIVHNDEEVKRLVNKGLKIIDHKGLENLKSEKVLIRAHGEPPSTYELAIKNDLTLVDASCPVVLKLQNRIKNAFDRKETIYIYGKHGHAEVEGLLGQTSGKAVVFQDPKELDLDTLPSEITLFSQTTKSPEKFYEINRILGEKGIQVQAHDTICRQVSNRDKELRNFTAQFDKVIFVSGSKSSNGKALFEVCKSKNPNTYFVSRRDQVNSSWFKENDKVGVCGATSTPMWLMEEVKEHLLRL